Part of the Sphaerochaeta associata genome is shown below.
GGACAAGCTTCCCATAGACATGCAGAATGATGCGGTAAGGCCGTATTATGAAATCCTTAGAAAGAAAGCTGTTTCTTTACTGGTAAAGAGACTTTTCGACATTGTCATGTCGATTGTCTTGTTGGTAGTACTTTCTCCAGTCTTTTTGATTGTTTCACTGTTCATAAAAGCTGATTCCAAAGGACCTGTGTTTTATAGGCAGGAACGTGTCACTCAATATGGAAAGAGATTCAAGATCTTTAAGTTCCGTACCATGGTAGTGAATGCTGATAAAATTGGTTCTCTTGTTACCATCAATAATGATCCCAGGGTAACCAAAATTGGGAAAAAGTTGAGGAAGTATCGGCTGGATGAGATTCCACAGTTGCTCAACATCTTTACCGGTGATATGACCTTCGTCGGAACTAGGCCTGAAGTACCTAAGTACGTAGCCTGTTACACTGATGAGATGAAAGCTACCTTGCTGCTTCCAGCAGGCGTGACATCAAAGGCGAGTATTGAATACAAGAACGAAGAGAAGATCCTGAAAGAAGCAGAGAATACTGATGAGGTGTATGTAGAGAGGATATTGGGGGAGAAGATGAGGATTAATATTGAATCAATTAGATCCTTTTCTTTTTTTTCGGATATGGTCTTGTTGCTTCGAACTTGTTTGGCGGTACTGTAAGCATAATGAATATTTGGATTGTATGTGAAGGTGAACCTTTACCAATTAATGGTTTAAATGGAAGATTGATGCGAGGTGGCATGTTTGCCACTCAGTTAGCTCTATTGGACTATCGTGTTACTTGGTGGAGTTCAACCTTCTTACATTATGAAAAGAAGTATATTTCAGATGAACTACAAACTATATTAGTAAATCCGACTTTAAAACTGAAACTTTTACATTCACCTAATGGGTATAATAAAAATATTTCTTTCAAACGTATCAGATACTCCAAAGACTTAGGTAGGGAGTTTCGGAAACAAAGCAGGAAAGAAGATAGACCTGATATTATCTATTGTTCTTGGCCACTGATAGATTTTGCATATGAGGCTATAAAATTTGGGCATGAATTCAATATTCCGGTAGTTATTGATATACGTGATTTTTGGCCAGATATCTTCATACAACCCTTTCCTAAGAGGTTGCAGCCTATTGTAAAACTTGGAATTAGTTGCTTTCTACGAAGAAAAGTCTCCTATGTTATGAAATCTGCTACATCTGTAGTGGGTGTTATTCCAAAGGCTTTGGATTTTGCCAAATCATATGGAAGAGTACTACAAGAACAAGACCATGTTGTGCATTTGGCATATGATAATACCCCAGTTTTGACAGAAGAGTCTTCCGCAGCAAATTTTCTCTGGGAAAACTATGGACTTCAGAAGAACAAATGTATTGTTAGCTATATCGGTTCGATAAGTAATCGAATTGGTGATTTTGACACTCTTATTGAGGCTGCTAAGAAATGCGAAGACCCGTCAGTAATTTTTGTTTTCTGTGGTACTGGCAATTATTTTGCTGAATTGACTGAGAGATGTAAAGATCTCAAGAATGTAATAATACCGGGATACCGAAATAGAGCAGAAATCCAGGCATTGCTGAAACTTTCTACTTTTGGCTTGTTGGCATATCGGAATACCGATGATTTCATCGATTCTCTTCCTAACAAGTTTGGTGAGTATTTGTCCCAAGGATTAATAATTCTTACCTCTTTAAGAGGTGCCTCAAGACAAATCTTAGAGAAAGAAAATTGTGGGACGTATTATCAGGATGCTTCATCTTTACTAGAATGTATTACACGAATTCATTATTCAACTCTTGAAAAGGAACAGATGACTCAGAATGCACTTAATTTATTTCATCGTGAGTTTGATGCTTCTCAAGTATATTCTGATTTCTATAAATTCTTAGAAGCAACAGCATATGTTGCTAAAAATAAAGGTTGAGCTACACATCATGAACAAATCTGATTTATTGGGAAGAATCAAAGAAAGAAAAATAAGCATTGGAGTCATCGGCCTCGGTTACGTCGGTCTCCCCCTAGCCGTTGAGAAAGCCAAAGCAGGATTCAAGACCACCGGCTTCGATGTCCAGCAGAAGAAAGTCGCCATGGTGAACCAAGGCATCAACTATATCGGCGATGTGGTGCAGGAAGACCTTGCTGCGTTGGTGAAATCAGGAATGCTTCGAGCCACCAGCGACTTCTCTTTTGTCGGTGAGTGTGATTTTATTGCTATCTGCGTTCCTACTCCTTTGGACGAGCACCAGCAACCGGATATCTCCTATGTTAGGGATTCTGTCATTGAGATATCCAAGTACCTTAAAAAAGATTCAATCGTTGTTCTGGAATCAACTACATATCCCGGTACCACCGAGGAATTGGTAAAGCCTTTGCTGGAGAAAGGTTCCGGGCTTGTCTGCGGTGAGGATTTTTACCTTGGATTCTCTCCTGAGCGTGTCGATCCGGGCAATCTCATCTACAAGACAAAGAACACCCCCAAAGTGGTCGGAGGCATCGGCAAGGATGCAACCGAAGTTATAGCTGCGGTCTATCGAGCAGTTCTATCTAGTGATGTCTACGAAGTTTCCAGCCCTGCGATAGCAGAGATGGAGAAGATACTGGAGAACACCTATCGGAACGTGAACATCGGACTGGTGAACGAGCTGGCAAAGCTGTGCCATGAGATGGGCATCAGCATCTGGGAAGTCATCGATGCAGCGAAGACCAAGCCCTACGGGTTCCAGGCTTTCTATCCCGGTCCGGGACTTGGGGGGCACTGCATCCCCCTTGATCCTTACTATCTCTCCTGGAAAGCGAGGGAGTACGGATTTCATACGTCGATGATAGAGAGCTCGATGATGATCAACGACCGCATGCCTGAATACACGGTAGAGCGTGCCTCCAAGATTCTGAACAGGTTCAGGAAAGCCCTCAACGGATCGAAGGTGCTGGTACTCGGTGTGGCCTACAAGCAGGACATAGACGACTACCGCGAGAGTCCTGCACTCAAGGTAATCGAGATACTGGAGGGGCAAGGGGCGGAAGTGTCCTACTACGACCCCTGGGTTGCTGAGTACCGATACAAGGGAAGGGCGGTGCAAGGTCTACAGGAGCTGACGATAGAGACTCTGGAAGGTTCCGATCTGGTAATGGTCACTGCCGCGCACAGCAATGTGGACTACGGCTTCGTACAGCAGCATGCCAAGGCAATCTTCGATACCAAGAATGTGATGAAGGCAATCAAGAACCGCGATAACATAGAGGTGCTGTGATGAGATATGCATTGATCGGCTGCGGGAGAATCTCCCCGAACCATCTGGCCGCAGCCCAAGCAAACAAACTTGAGATAGTTGGACTGTGCGACATCGATGCAGCCATGCTTGAAGACAAGATTCTTAAGTTCAAACTGGATACCGCCAAGGTTGCACAATACCATGACTACCTCCTGATGCTTGACGAACAAAAGCCCAAGCTGGTCTCCATCTGCACCGAGAGCGGCAAGCATGCCGCCATTGCCCTGGAGTGCATCAGACGAGGCATCAACATCATCGTGGAGAAACCGATTGCCCTCTCCATCGAGGATGCAGATGCAATAATTGAGGAAGCAAGAAAACATAACGTCAAGGTCTGTGCATGCCACCAGAACCGTTTCAACAAGTCGGTGGTGAAGATCCGCGAGGCGGTGGACCAGCGGCGCTTCGGCCGCCTGTTCTACGGGACGGCCCACATCCGCTGGAACCGGGGTCATGAATATTACGATCGTGCTTCTTGGCGTGGTACCTGGGAGCAGGACGGAGGTGCATTGATGAACCAGTGCATCCACAACATAGACCTTTTGAGGTGGATGATGGGAAACGAGGTGACCGAGGTATTCGCCTATACCGACAAGCTCAACCATCCCTACATCGAGGCAGAAGACCTGGGTATCGCACTCATCCGGTTCGCCAACGGCTCCTACGGCATCATCGAAGGAACCACGGACATCTATCCCAAGAACCTGGAGGAAACGCTCTACCTGTTCGGCGAGAAGGGCACGGTGAAGGCCGGGGGCCAGTCGGTGAACATCATCGAGGAGTGGCGCTTCGCCGATATGCTCGACGACGCCGATGAGGTGAAGGCCACCTATCACGAGAATCCGCCGAACGTGTACGGCTTCGGCCACACCCCCTTGTTCGCGGATGTAATCGATGCAATTAGGACTGATCGGCAGCCGAAGGTGACGGCTGAAGACGGCAAACGTGCTCTCGAGCTGGTATTGGCCATCTACAAGTCGGCAGCTGAAGGCAGGCCGGTGAAGTTTCCCCTGACCAAGTGTGCTACCACCGATTTTAACGGGAGGTTCTCCTGATGGACGAACGGTATGTGCATCCCTCATCCTATGTGGATGATAATGTGACCATAGGCAAAGGGACAAAGATCTGGCATTTCTGCCACATCCAAAGCGGCGCTGCAATCGGTGAAAACTGTTCCTTGGGGCAGATCGTGAATGTCTCCAACAATGTGACAATCGGTAACGGCTGCAAGATCCAGAATAATGTTTCGTTGTATGAAGGTGTGACACTGGAGAACCATGTGTTCTGCGGCCCCTCCTGTGTGTTCACCAACGATCTTACTCCCAGGGCGAAATACCCCAAGGGGAGGGCGGGCTACCTGAAGACTCTCGTAAGGGAAGGTGCTTCCATTGGAGCCAACGCCACTATTGTTTGCGGCATAACCATCGGAAGGTGGGCCCTCATTGGAAGCGGGGCGGTGGTGACCAGGGATGTCCCCGACCATGCCCTGATGGTGGGGGTTCCCGCTAGGCAGAAAGGCTGGGCCTGCGAGTGCGGCTCAATCCTGGACGGGGATCTTCACTGCAAGAGCTGCAACAGGCATTATGAACAGAAGGAAAGCGGTCTTGTTGAAAGGAAGAGGGACTGAACATGGAATTTCGTGATCTGAAGAAGCAGTACCAGGTACTCAAGGAAAGGATGGACAAGGCCGTCATCGAAGTGATAACCGATTGCAACTTCATCAGCGGCAGGCAGGTGAAGGAGCTGGAGGACAAGCTTGCGTCCTATGTGGGAGTGAAGCACTGCATCACTTGCGGCAACGGGACAGACGCCCTGACGATGATGCTGATGGCCTGGGGTATCGGGCCCGGTGACGCGGTCTTCGTCCCCGACTTCACTTTCTTTGCCACCGGCGAGGTCGTTTCCTTCGAGGGCGCGACGCCGGTGTTCGTCGATGTCGATCTCGATACCTTCAACATGGATCCCGTAAGTCTTGAGCAGGCCGTTCTTGCCGTCAAGACTGAGGGGAAGCTGAACCCGAAGGTTGTGATTCCCGTCGACCTGTTCGGCCTCCCTGCCGATTATGACCGCATCAATGGGATTGCACACAGGTACGGCATGAAGGTGCTTGAGGATGTGTGTAGCGTAAACTAAAAATCCCTAGAAAGATCACTTCATCTTCCTTGGTCTGATCACGGGAAATTCCCGGGATTGTTCAAAGGGACAGTTGAGAAGCTGCCCTTTGGAAAGTAACCTTTGATGTAGAAACAAATACATTAAAGGAGAAAGGAGAAGTGCTCAACATGTCCCAAATCAATTGTATCAGAGATTTGAGGAAAGAGGGATACTCAGTGGCAAGGATTGCCAGGGAAGTATCGGTCGATGAGAAGACGGCGAGGAAGTACCTCTGCATGGAAGACTTCTCACCGAAGCCGCCTCAAAAGAAGGAGGGGTTGCCCAGCAAGCTGGACCCCTACAAGCCGCAGATAGACGGATGGCTTTCCAACGATGAAAAGGAGAATTCGAAACAGCGCCATACCGCCCAGCGCGTCTATGACAGGTTGGTGGAGCTGCATCCGGAATTCGGTTGCTCCTACCCAACGGTATCGCGGTATGTGAGGAAAACACGTGCACAACGCTCGAGTTACAGGGCCTGCCAGGAGCTGGTATGGCATCCGGGTGAGGCCCAGGGGGACTTCGGCGAGGCGGACTGCTATGAAAGAGGCGTCAAGCAGCGCAAGCATTATCTTGTCTGCGTGTTTCCGAATTCAAATGCGGATTTTCCCCAGATGTTCAACGGAGAGACCAGCGAATGCATCTGCCAGGGCTTTCAGGACGTCTTTGAGTTCATCGGCGGAGTCTTCCCCCTGGTTGTGATAGACAATGCCACCGGAGCAGGTCGTCGCATCGGGCAGGAGATACGGGAAGCGAAGCTCTTCGCCCAATTCAGGGCTCACTACGGCTTCTCCATACGATTCTGCAGTCCGGGTAGTGGATGGGAAAAGGGGTGCGTCGAGAATAAAATCGGCACGGTCCGCAGGAACCGGTTCGTTCCCCTGCCCGAGTTCGACGACCTGCAGCAATACAACAAGGGCTTGCTGGAGCAGGCGACGAGCTTTCAGGGAAATACCCATTACAAGAAGAACACAATCATAGGCGAGCTTTTCGAACAGGACCGCGAGGCACTGCTGCCGCTGCCCCGACACCGTTTTGATGTCTGTCGGTATGTGTACGCCAAGGCCGACGGGTACGGGAAGGTGGAGATTGACGGCAACCACCATTACTCAACCCGTCCCGAATACCGGGGAAGCGAAGTGCTGGTGGGCATCCGGGCCCACACCGTCGACATCTATGACGAGAAGCGCAAGATCCTGGTGAGCCACGTCCGCAAATTCGGCAAGGAGCGGTCCGACAGCGTCGACCCAAGAACCTCCATGGCCGTACTCATGAGAAATGTGGGAGCGTGGCCCAACAGCGGTGTGAGGGAGATGGTGTCCTCCCCCGTACGCGATTATCTCGATGCGCTGGACAGGGAATCGCTGAAGGATGCCCTGCGAACGATGAACCTGCTGAGCGAGCGCTACAGCTTCGAAAGAGCACTTGATGCGTTCGACCTGGTGCTGAGGAACCCCGGCAACGCCCCGTTCAGCGATGCAATGGTGTTTGCGGCGAGGATGGCGGAGTTCGGGGACCAAACCGACCTGGACGCCGGTCCCGACCTTTCGTTGTACGACCAGCTTCTGGAACAACGGAGGGTGCAGCCATGATGATGACTTCAACCATCCGCATCCAACGTAGGGAAGAGATATCGGACATGTGCCGGAAACTGTTCCTTTCCCAACAACTGGTAGCGTTGTGCCAGCAGGCAACGCCGAGGCAGGAAGAGTTCCTGCATGACGTGCTGTCAATGGAGGTGGAGAGCCGGGAACGCTCAAAACGCTCCAGGCTGCTCAACCGGGCCCGGTTTCCCATGCCCAAGAGCATGGAAGGCTACGACTATTCTCATGTGCGCCTGCCGCCTTCCATTACCAGGGTGGAACTGGAAGGCTGCGAATTCATTGGCAGGAAGACCAACCTGGTCTGCTATGGACCGGTGGGAACCGGGAAAACGCATATGGCCATAGCACTGGGGATGAAGGCCTGCGAGATGGGCCTTGCAGCCCGGTTCTATACGGTGACCGAGCTGGTGCTGAAACTGGCCGAGGCACGGAAGAACGGAGTCTTGGAACGCTTGGTGTCGGACATACGCAGACTGGATCTGCTCATTCTTGATGAGTGGGGGTACGTACCGGTGGACAAGGAGGGGTCCCAGCTCCTGTTCCGCATCATCAGCGACAGCTACGAGAGCAAAAGCCTCATTCTTACGACGAACCTCGAGTTTTCCAAGTGGGGTGGCATCTTCACCGACCAGCAGATGGCTGCAGCAATGATCGACAGGCTCATCCACCATGGGCACCTGCTTGTGTTCGAGGGGCAGAGCTACCGGATGGAGCATGCATTGATGCGGAAGACCGCATCCGAGCGGTCGAAAGGGGGTGACGAACATGGTCGTTGACAAACAATACTTGCGTGAATTGCGTTCGTGTTACCGATACGACGGTACAAAATTCACCGAGGAGCTCGAGCAGATCATATTGGACCGGTTGGGGATAGAACCCAGCCCGCATGAATACTCGGAACAGGACCTGCATGAGCAGGCCAGAAAGATAGTAATGCAGTACCAAAGCCCTGAAGGAAGGCTTCGACTGTTGTACGGCTTGGACAAGATCGAGAACGAGATGGCTTACCTGGGCAACAAGCTTGCCTACCTGAAAGGTAAAATTGCACATCAGCTGCATGGGGAAACGGATCCAAACGTGATCTTTGTGATTGAGGATGAATATGAGGATGTCCCTGATTACAAGCCATAGTTTCTGGATATCTGCATAGATTCCTGTGCAGATGATAAAACCCGGGAATTTCCCGTGATTAGACACGGGATTCCCTGGTGATTAGACCAAGGATTTTTGCTTGACAAAACACAGGATGCAGCTCAGGGATTTGGAGGAGTGTACAAAGGCCGGAGGGCAGGATCGCTCGGCGATGCTGCAACCACCTCATTCTTCCCTGCAAAGCCATTGGGATGCTATGGTGATGGTGGGGCAATTTTTACCAATGACGATCAAGAAGCTGAGTACTTGCGCTCGATAGCGGTACACGGAAAGGGATCCTTTAAGTACGACAACGTACGAATTGGATGGAATTCACGTCTTGATACCATGCAGGCTGCTATTTTGCTAGTTAAGTTTGATGCCTTTACCGATTATGAGCTGGAAGATGTGAACAAGGTTGCATCATGGTATACCCAAGCTCTTGAGGACAAGGTGAAGACTCCTGTTGTCCCGGATGGATACTACTCAAGTTGGGCACAGTACACCATCCAGGTTGGAAATGAAGAAGAGCGAAATACCTTGCAGCAGAAACTTAAGAATCAAGGGATTCCCACCATGGTGTATTATCCCAAGCCGATGCATGGGCAGACGGCCTACAAGGATCTGAAGCAGTATGTAGAGTGTCCGGTTACCGAAAGGTTGTGTAAGATGGTGGTCTCGTTACCATTGGATCCTTATATTAGAGAGGATAGGTTTTCAGTTGTAAGTTCAATTTGATGATTTACGTTTTCATCATGATTATTAAACAAAATTGAATTTGGGTGAAAGTAAGTCATGGAGACGAATTGTTAATGAGTAGTAACTGTGTTCTAGTCACTATGGAGTATCCATTTTGCAAAGGAGAGTCATTCCTTGAAAATGAGATTAAGTATTTATCTGAATCTTTTGATAGGGTTTATATATTTGCGCTTTCTGCTCATGGGAAGCAAACGAGAGAAACTCCTCATAATGTGATTCCTGTTCCACTCAAGAATAACGCTTCTAAAACGCGTTATATTCATTATACTCTACGTGGGATTCTCCCATTTGGAAGAATCGGAATGAAAGAGATGTTACCTGCTGCAACACTGAAGTCGTTCTTGGCGTCGTTGTATGCGAGGGGGAGAGTTCATACTAGCTATAAGAAAATCATTTCTATCCTTGATCTTGATTTCAACAAAGAGTCCCCGACCTTTGTTGCTTTTTATAGCTATTGGTTTATGGACCAGGCCTTATTGGCATGTCTCTTAGGAGAAAGGTACCGGACACAATTTCTTATAAAAATCATTTCCCGAGCTCATGGGTATGATCTATATGAGTCGCGTAATAAAATAAATAGTATACCTTTTCGTGAATTAGTTTTTAAGAAAATTGATGCAGTATATCCTTGTTCAAAGGATGGAGCTGATTATTTAATACAGAAATACCCTAAGTGGAAAGAGAAAGTCAAGGTTGCTTATTTAGGGACAATTGATTATGGGATGCAAATAATCCAAAACAAACAAGATCAAGTTTTTCATATTGTTACTTGTTCTAATCTCATTCCACTTAAGAGAATTCACCTTGTTGCTGAAGCACTTGCAACGCTTAAAAGTCGGCAAATTGAAAATATTCATTGGACTTGTATTGGTGATGGGCCAGAAATGCCGCGAATAGTCTCTATTATACATGATAATAACATTTCAAATCAGATTAGTATAAAAGGTAGATTAGCAAACAAAGAAGTTATTGACTTTTATAAGTCTCATTACTGTGATTTGTTTATTAATGTAAGTACTTCTGAAGGATTGCCAGTGTCAATAATGGAAGCCCAATCATTTGGCATCCCGGTGATTGCTACTGATGTTGGAGGGACTCGAGAAATAGTTGACAATTCTTGTGGTACTCTTTTATCTCAAGATATTTCAAGCGGAGAGCTTGCAACAATAATCGAGAATTACTATTCATTAAATGAAGAGTCATTACAGGAATATCGAAGAAATGCAAGGCACAACTGGGAGAAGCTATTTAATGCAGATATTAACTATAAGAAATTTATCCTCGAAATTTGTGGCAAGTAAGACCTTCTGTACTTTACAAAAGGTAATCCTTCAATTGAGAATTAAATGAATATAGGATTGTATATTACTGCTTTAGGGCCAGGCGGGGCAGAAAGAGTTGTCAGTAGGTTGTCAAGCATTCTACATGAGCATGGCCATAATGTATTTGTAATCATATCTGATACAAGAAAAATTGCTTACCCGGTTGGGGGGGCTCTTGTTGATTTGAATCTTCAATCAAGCAACTCAGTTTTTCGAAAACTGGGCATACTTTGGAAACGCGTATCAAAGCTGAAGAAGATAAAAAAGGAGTATGATCTCGAATCGGTAATCAGCTTTTTAGATGGGGCAAATATTGTCAATGTACTGGCTCGAGTAAACAAATCTCACGCATTTGTTTCCATTCGGAATCATCATAGTTCTGAGATTAGTTACTATGAGAAACGAATTCAATTCCTTCATAAACTGCTAATGGGCAATATTTATAGAAGAGCTGCAGGTGTTATTTGTGTTTCCAAGCTTATCGCATCCGATATACATAAGAACTATAACGTACCTCAAAATTTGATTTCAGTATTGTATAATCCATACAATACTGATGAGATTCTGAGATTTAGTCGATTCCCTACCGACCAATCATTTAAAAATTTTAAAAGCACCAAAACTAAACTGTTATGTAGTACAGGTCGGCTACAGCATCAAAAAGGGTTTTGGCATTTATTAAAGATTTTCAGTTTGCTCAATCCTGAACAAGAAAAACTGGGTCTTGTAATCATCGGAGATGGAGAACAGCAGAAAGAGTTATTAGGATTAGCAAAATCTCTTCGTATTGAAAACTCAGTTTTCTTCGCAGGGTATCAAAAAAATCCATTTCCCATTATTGCACAATGCGATTTATACATTTTGACCTCATTATTTGAAGGATTTCCAAATGCGATGGTCGAAGCAATGTGCTTAGGGCTACCAATTATAGCTGCTGATTGTCAGAGTGGACCACGAGAAATTCTTGCTCCTGAATTGGAGATTGAATTAGATTCTGTTATCGAGCCACTTTATGGATCATATGGCTTGTTGATGCCTCCACTATCAAGTAATGAAGATTGGTTGACGCAGATTGATCCTATCGAAAGAAAATGGGCTGCAGAAATCATGAAATGGAATAAGGATTCTGATAAGCTTTCCTCTTATGCGAATAAAAGTGTTGAGCGTGCTCGCGAGTTCTCTGAAGAGTCTTGTTATCAGCGGTTGGTAGAAATAGTTTTAAGTAATAAGTAGTAGGTCACTAAGTGATTAAGTCTTCCCAAACCAGTAAAAATAGAAAATTTTCAAATAGATTATATGATTTTGTAATGATATTGTTCCTTGTTTTTTTTATTGCATTTGCGAATGTAAGGCCTGCATATGTGATTATTGAAATTGTTTTTATTGGAGTATTTCTCATACGAGCGTTTACGAGAAACATGAGGCTTGAATTTTATGCTTATTGGAGTATTGCTTATCTACTGGTTGGATTGGTTTCAGCGATATTCTCGAGTTATATTACAGTCTCTTTTCAGATGCTAATTTCAACTATTCAAGTACTTGTTGTTACAAACCTATTATTACCTTATATTCGAGACAATGAAAGAAATTGTGATTTATTTCAAATAGGGATTATCCTTGCGATTGCATCTTTAGGTATACGCTTAATTGTGACAACTCCTTTTTCTAGTTTAGGGCTCATGAGGGCAGGTTCATCAATTGGATATAATGCAAATGAATTTGGATTCATTTTCGCTTATGGGACAACTGTTCTTTCATATCTATTCCTAGAAAATAGAAAAAAAATTTACCTCCCCATTATTGTTGTATTTTCCATTTTATGCTTGTTGTCTGGGTCGAGAACTGCTTTAGCAGTGATGCTGATATCATTTTCAATTCAAATCATCGGACATTATACCCAGCAAGGTGATATATTAAAATTCATTAAGGGAATATTCTTTCTTGGAGTAATTTTAATATTACTTATTATCCTAATTACTCAAAATGAGGTGCTATACGATATTCTTGGAAGAAGAGTAGTAACATTTTTTGAATCCTTAACAGGTAGAGAAACTAGCGAAGGGAGCACACTCATCAGGTTATCGATGATAAGTGATGCATTAGATTTGTTTGTAAAAAAGCCGCTTCTAGGGTCAGGTCTGAATACTTTTAGGATATATAGTGGTTATGGAACATATTCACATAACAACTATACTGAACTTCTTGTATCTATTGGATTAGTTGGAATATTTATCTATTATTCTCTTTTCATTTGGCTTTTAATAAAAGTAATAAGGCTATATAAAACAACTAAAGAGGGAAAATATATTTGTGTAGTAGCTTTAGTTTTTGCAGCATTGATTGGAGATTTGGGTACTGTCTCATATTATAGTGAATCTTTGTATGTAATATGGCTTTTTTTTGTGTCTTTGATTGATAGAAAAAGCATTAACAGTAGGAAAATGCTAGGCGTCTCCTACTAGGGCGAAGCGATTCCGAGTTTCTATAATGTATTCAATTATATATCTATTTTCTATAACGGGGTTCATAGTTCATTATGAATTTTAAAACGTTTAAAAGAATCCGTAAAGGTATTGAGAATCCTTCATTGATTTGTTTATTCTTGTTGGATAAGAGACTGTCAAGGGTTTTGTCAGATAAGGCCCAAATATCTCTTCTTTATAGATTTCGAATAGGAAGAAAGCCCAATCTCAGTAATCCAATTACTTTCAATGAAAAACTCCAATGGCTCAAGCTACATGATCGAAACCCGCAGTATACCAATTTAGTAGATAAATATACGGTCCGTGAGCATATTAGAAATACCATCGGTGATAAATATCTAGTCCCTTTGCTTGGAGTATATGATTCAGTGGATGAGATTGATTATGCCAAATTGCCAAATCAGTTTGTATTAAAACCAACCCATACTTCGGGAAATGTTATTATTTGTAGAGACAAGGATGCTCTTGATATTAAGGTAACTAATAAAACACTGAAAGAATGGATGAAACGAGAGTATTTCTGGTATCAGAGAGAATGGCCTTATAAAAATATAAAGCCAAGAATTATTTGTGAGGAATTGCTTGTTGATGACACACAAGTAGATTTGATGGATTATAAAATACTTTGTTTTAATGGAGAGCCTAAATGTCTATTCGTCTGCTTAGATCGAAGAAGTCCAAGTGGATTGAAAGTTGATTTCTATGATTTGAATTGGACCCCTCTTCCTTTTGAGCGGCATTATCCAAGAAGTGGAAAGTTCATTGAAAAGCCAGAGTGTTTTGAAGAATTATTGGAATTGTCAAAGATTTTGTCGAGAGGAATTTCGTTTGTAAGAGTCGATTTCTATATTGTAAATAAGCAAATTAAATTTGGCGAACTGACTTTTTACCCTGGATCTGGTCTAGAAGAATTTACTCCTGAAGAATATGACAAAACTCTTGGAAATTGGCTAGATCTATCCAAAGAAAAATAGGAGATACGAATATTGAAAGAGGATGTTTATATTGGAGAAACTGATTTGATACAGTATCCCCAAAGTCAATATTATTCACCAGCTATTCAA
Proteins encoded:
- a CDS encoding O-antigen ligase family protein; the protein is MILFLVFFIAFANVRPAYVIIEIVFIGVFLIRAFTRNMRLEFYAYWSIAYLLVGLVSAIFSSYITVSFQMLISTIQVLVVTNLLLPYIRDNERNCDLFQIGIILAIASLGIRLIVTTPFSSLGLMRAGSSIGYNANEFGFIFAYGTTVLSYLFLENRKKIYLPIIVVFSILCLLSGSRTALAVMLISFSIQIIGHYTQQGDILKFIKGIFFLGVILILLIILITQNEVLYDILGRRVVTFFESLTGRETSEGSTLIRLSMISDALDLFVKKPLLGSGLNTFRIYSGYGTYSHNNYTELLVSIGLVGIFIYYSLFIWLLIKVIRLYKTTKEGKYICVVALVFAALIGDLGTVSYYSESLYVIWLFFVSLIDRKSINSRKMLGVSY
- a CDS encoding ATP-grasp fold amidoligase family protein, encoding MNFKTFKRIRKGIENPSLICLFLLDKRLSRVLSDKAQISLLYRFRIGRKPNLSNPITFNEKLQWLKLHDRNPQYTNLVDKYTVREHIRNTIGDKYLVPLLGVYDSVDEIDYAKLPNQFVLKPTHTSGNVIICRDKDALDIKVTNKTLKEWMKREYFWYQREWPYKNIKPRIICEELLVDDTQVDLMDYKILCFNGEPKCLFVCLDRRSPSGLKVDFYDLNWTPLPFERHYPRSGKFIEKPECFEELLELSKILSRGISFVRVDFYIVNKQIKFGELTFYPGSGLEEFTPEEYDKTLGNWLDLSKEK